A single genomic interval of Leptospirales bacterium harbors:
- a CDS encoding cytochrome C oxidase subunit IV family protein yields MHIPDQESRGHISPTGSYFIVGALLLFLTVATVAASYKNWGADIGGGFALNISIAMAIATVKATLVLLYFMHMKYESKLVWGFGIAYPILLFCILLGFQVLDVPLRRNPRLPAAAHSLQQSPVGQAQTASR; encoded by the coding sequence ATGCATATCCCAGACCAGGAAAGTCGCGGCCATATTTCGCCCACTGGATCCTACTTCATCGTCGGCGCCTTGCTTCTATTTTTGACGGTGGCAACAGTGGCCGCCTCTTACAAGAATTGGGGCGCAGATATCGGCGGCGGCTTTGCCCTGAATATCAGCATAGCTATGGCAATTGCCACAGTCAAAGCCACGCTGGTCTTGCTCTACTTCATGCACATGAAATACGAAAGCAAACTGGTCTGGGGCTTTGGCATCGCTTATCCAATTTTGCTGTTCTGCATTTTGCTGGGCTTCCAGGTGCTGGACGTTCCCTTGCGTCGCAACCCGCGTCTTCCGGCTGCCGCACACTCACTGCAGCAAAGCCCGGTTGGGCAGGCGCAAACCGCCAGCCGCTGA